The proteins below are encoded in one region of Candidatus Dadabacteria bacterium:
- the gcvT gene encoding glycine cleavage system aminomethyltransferase GcvT, whose product MTYTPLYETHKSFGAKMIDFAGWKLPLQFEGIRREHMAVRTACGLFDVSHMGEIEITGTQAEALCQKLNTNDMAGLRDGRARYGLFCYPDGGAIDDLITYRFSAEHFLVCVNASNTEKVYRWIGDNCEGFDVEITNASSAYAQIAVQGPRSVSVMEKALGEESVRDFPRFSFRILEGDAAGVIAARTGYTGEDGFELFVPAGDAVGIWEKLFESGSEFGIALCGLGARDTLRTEVGYPLYGNELDEKTTPVEAGLNRYVKMDKGDFIGRDVLLEQVESGTARESIGFKMLDRGVPRHGYGVVKNGKRIGEVTSGTMSPVLDIGVGIASVASGEVKCGDEIGIEIRGDVRKAVSSEFPLHKDGMS is encoded by the coding sequence ATGACTTACACCCCTTTATACGAAACACACAAGAGTTTCGGGGCGAAGATGATCGATTTTGCCGGGTGGAAGCTTCCTCTTCAGTTTGAAGGTATAAGACGGGAACACATGGCGGTCAGGACTGCCTGCGGTCTTTTTGACGTAAGCCACATGGGAGAAATAGAGATCACGGGGACCCAGGCCGAAGCCCTCTGCCAGAAGCTTAACACCAACGACATGGCGGGACTTCGCGACGGCCGGGCCCGCTACGGTCTTTTCTGCTACCCTGACGGTGGGGCGATTGACGACCTTATAACCTACAGGTTTTCAGCTGAGCATTTCCTTGTGTGCGTAAACGCGTCCAACACCGAGAAGGTCTACCGCTGGATCGGTGATAACTGCGAGGGATTTGATGTTGAAATAACCAATGCGAGTTCGGCCTACGCACAGATCGCCGTTCAGGGGCCCCGTTCTGTATCAGTAATGGAAAAGGCGCTTGGCGAAGAAAGCGTGCGGGATTTCCCGAGGTTCTCTTTCAGGATTCTTGAGGGTGATGCAGCAGGGGTTATAGCGGCCAGGACGGGTTACACGGGTGAAGACGGCTTTGAACTGTTCGTGCCCGCGGGAGACGCGGTCGGGATCTGGGAGAAGCTTTTTGAAAGCGGAAGCGAATTCGGGATTGCTCTTTGCGGTCTGGGAGCGCGCGACACCCTTAGGACGGAAGTCGGATATCCTCTTTACGGAAACGAACTGGATGAGAAAACGACCCCGGTCGAGGCTGGCCTTAATAGATACGTGAAGATGGACAAAGGCGATTTTATAGGTAGAGATGTGCTTTTGGAGCAGGTGGAGAGCGGAACGGCCAGGGAAAGCATCGGTTTTAAGATGCTTGATAGGGGGGTTCCCAGACACGGCTATGGGGTAGTGAAGAACGGAAAAAGGATAGGAGAGGTTACAAGCGGTACCATGTCACCGGTTCTTGATATTGGCGTGGGCATTGCTTCGGTTGCCTCGGGTGAAGTTAAGTGCGGAGATGAGATAGGGATTGAGATCCGGGGAGATGTGAGAAAGGCGGTTTCTTCTGAATTTCCGCTTCATAAAGACGGTATGTCTTAA
- the rplT gene encoding 50S ribosomal protein L20: protein MRIKRGVTSRRRKKRVLKLAKGYWGRRKNNFRRAKETILRALAYSYRDRRRRKRDFRALWIMRINAGVRPFGLSYSRFIDALKKSGVELDRKSLSELAVRNPESFKAVVEFATSKKG, encoded by the coding sequence ATGCGCATAAAAAGAGGAGTTACTTCCAGAAGACGTAAAAAAAGAGTTCTTAAGCTTGCCAAGGGGTACTGGGGCAGAAGAAAGAACAATTTCAGAAGGGCTAAGGAAACCATACTCAGGGCGCTTGCCTATTCCTACAGGGACCGGCGCCGCAGAAAAAGGGATTTCAGGGCGCTTTGGATCATGAGGATAAACGCCGGCGTAAGACCCTTCGGCCTTTCCTACAGCAGGTTCATCGACGCGCTCAAAAAATCGGGGGTAGAGCTTGACCGCAAAAGCCTCTCTGAGCTTGCCGTAAGAAACCCCGAGAGCTTCAAGGCCGTAGTGGAGTTCGCGACCTCGAAAAAAGGCTGA
- the gcvH gene encoding glycine cleavage system protein GcvH yields MSVPKDLKYTEEHEWVRFEEDRAVIGITDYAQEALGEIVFVELPTEGEELVQGDSFGAAESTKAVSELFAPVSGEIAEVNDLLADSPELVNADPYGDGWIVKIHTDELDESEVESLLDPFGYEELIEDEEDA; encoded by the coding sequence ATGAGTGTACCGAAAGACTTGAAATATACTGAGGAGCATGAGTGGGTGAGATTTGAAGAGGACAGGGCCGTGATCGGAATAACGGATTACGCCCAGGAAGCCTTGGGGGAGATAGTTTTTGTTGAACTGCCAACTGAAGGAGAAGAACTCGTTCAGGGAGACTCCTTCGGTGCGGCGGAGTCGACAAAGGCGGTTTCTGAACTTTTCGCTCCGGTCTCGGGAGAAATTGCCGAGGTGAACGATCTTCTCGCGGATTCCCCGGAACTTGTAAACGCCGACCCTTACGGTGACGGATGGATCGTAAAGATTCATACCGACGAACTTGACGAAAGCGAAGTCGAGAGTCTTCTTGATCCTTTCGGTTACGAAGAACTGATAGAAGACGAGGAAGATGCCTGA
- a CDS encoding translation initiation factor IF-3 has protein sequence MARRRSNYSRPRVPETRVNRRINAKEVRLIDVEGEQLGIVSIEDALRISEEKGVDVVEVASNAAPPVCRLMDYGKFKYELRKQRSEKKQKDQTVKEIKFRPNIGEHDLEVKVNRMRGFLEAGHKTRMRIFFRGREIVHPELGRELANDVREKLSDVASVDMEPKIEGKNLIMILVPVKKQ, from the coding sequence ATAGCTAGGAGGAGAAGCAATTATTCTAGGCCGCGTGTTCCTGAGACTCGCGTTAACAGGCGAATCAACGCAAAGGAAGTAAGGCTCATAGATGTTGAAGGTGAGCAGCTCGGAATCGTAAGTATTGAAGACGCTTTGCGGATCTCGGAGGAAAAGGGAGTCGATGTGGTTGAGGTTGCGTCAAACGCCGCGCCTCCCGTATGCAGGCTCATGGACTACGGGAAGTTCAAGTACGAACTTAGAAAACAGCGGAGCGAGAAAAAACAAAAAGATCAGACGGTAAAGGAGATAAAATTTCGACCCAACATAGGGGAACACGACCTTGAAGTCAAGGTAAACCGGATGAGGGGTTTTCTCGAAGCGGGTCATAAAACCAGGATGAGGATATTTTTCAGGGGCAGGGAAATAGTTCATCCGGAACTCGGCCGCGAGCTTGCCAATGATGTTCGCGAGAAACTGTCCGATGTGGCCTCGGTGGACATGGAGCCCAAGATAGAGGGCAAGAACCTGATAATGATTCTTGTGCCGGTAAAAAAACAGTGA
- a CDS encoding NCS2 family permease, with protein MRNLFFPAGAQPLFSFSDAEGFFGLMVNNLVQYVLIMILLTGLVGLQREFVVSSVLPAIAISLIIGNLYYAWLAQRLSAATGRKDVTALPYGVNTISLFAFIFLVMIPAKLVAESRGVPPQEAALVAWRVGVAACFLSGVIELAGSLVAERIRKATPRAALLTSLAGIAVAFLCMDFAARCFAHPLVGLLSLGVLLFALLSKTKLPLGIPGVGLALVLGIFTAWLLFAAGFGAETTVSGPAVSQALGDVGFYLPIPVLGDLVAGLSDPLVRSVLIPVVLPMGLYNILGSLQNIESAEAAGDPYPTGPCLAVNGVGSIAASLLGSCFPTTIYIGHPGWKEMGAKGGYSVINGIFFAVVSLVGLGSLVSALVPIEAAGVILVWVGLAMISQAFQTTPRSHVPAVALGLIPALAAWGTVVVSQTVSAVGTAISDGLVATRAFENLNAFVFSGLQLPGLVALSQGFMLSSVVWAATAVCLVERRLNQAAAWMGAGAMMAFFGFIHAGEISVEGNLYSLGFGTGAKWAVGYALSAAFFMIVSHVNRKSGGGAAG; from the coding sequence ATGAGAAACCTCTTTTTCCCCGCGGGGGCACAGCCTCTTTTTTCGTTCTCCGACGCAGAAGGCTTTTTCGGCCTCATGGTGAACAACCTCGTCCAGTACGTTCTGATCATGATACTGCTCACCGGACTTGTGGGTCTGCAAAGGGAGTTTGTCGTCTCCTCGGTCCTCCCTGCCATAGCGATATCGCTTATTATCGGCAACCTCTACTACGCATGGCTCGCGCAACGACTCTCGGCAGCCACCGGAAGAAAAGACGTAACGGCGCTTCCCTACGGGGTAAACACGATTTCCCTGTTCGCCTTCATCTTTCTGGTCATGATCCCGGCGAAACTGGTGGCCGAAAGCCGAGGAGTTCCGCCTCAGGAAGCCGCGCTTGTGGCTTGGCGCGTCGGGGTAGCGGCGTGTTTTCTCTCCGGAGTTATTGAACTCGCGGGATCCCTGGTAGCCGAGAGGATCAGAAAGGCGACTCCACGCGCCGCGCTGCTGACTTCCCTTGCCGGAATAGCCGTAGCATTTCTCTGCATGGACTTTGCCGCAAGATGCTTCGCCCATCCCCTAGTCGGCCTGCTCTCTCTGGGGGTGCTGCTGTTCGCTCTGCTCTCAAAAACCAAGCTTCCGCTTGGAATTCCGGGAGTCGGCCTGGCGCTCGTCCTAGGAATATTCACTGCGTGGCTTCTCTTTGCGGCGGGATTCGGAGCGGAAACAACGGTGTCGGGACCTGCCGTGAGCCAAGCCCTCGGCGACGTGGGATTCTATCTCCCCATTCCCGTTCTGGGTGATCTAGTAGCCGGGCTTTCAGATCCCCTCGTGCGCTCGGTGCTGATTCCAGTCGTGCTTCCTATGGGGCTTTACAATATCCTCGGGTCCCTTCAGAACATAGAGTCCGCCGAGGCCGCGGGAGACCCCTATCCCACCGGACCGTGCCTTGCGGTTAACGGTGTGGGATCGATAGCCGCCTCACTTCTCGGGTCGTGCTTTCCAACAACCATATATATAGGACACCCAGGATGGAAGGAGATGGGAGCGAAAGGAGGCTACTCGGTAATAAACGGAATTTTCTTTGCCGTGGTGTCGCTTGTCGGCCTGGGTTCCCTGGTCTCGGCGCTGGTACCGATTGAGGCCGCCGGAGTAATACTCGTATGGGTAGGACTCGCAATGATATCCCAGGCGTTTCAGACCACTCCCCGCTCCCATGTCCCCGCCGTGGCCTTGGGACTGATACCTGCACTTGCGGCATGGGGAACCGTAGTGGTTTCCCAGACCGTCTCGGCGGTGGGAACCGCTATATCGGACGGTTTGGTGGCCACGCGCGCGTTTGAGAATCTCAATGCGTTTGTCTTTTCGGGTCTTCAGCTGCCCGGACTGGTGGCGCTTTCCCAGGGATTTATGCTTTCGTCAGTGGTCTGGGCCGCAACGGCCGTCTGCCTCGTTGAGCGCAGGCTCAACCAGGCGGCAGCGTGGATGGGGGCGGGAGCCATGATGGCGTTTTTCGGCTTCATACACGCGGGAGAGATCTCGGTTGAGGGAAATCTCTATTCTCTTGGTTTCGGAACGGGAGCCAAGTGGGCAGTCGGATACGCTCTTTCGGCCGCCTTTTTCATGATTGTCTCCCACGTTAACCGCAAAAGCGGTGGGGGCGCAGCAGGTTGA
- a CDS encoding endonuclease III domain-containing protein, whose protein sequence is MRDFYSALYARYGPQNWWPARTRLECATGAILTQNTSWKNVEKAIGTLRENSMLSAKKLRSVSHEQLAVLIRPCGYYNLKAKRLKNFIDFLFAGYGGVMENMLAEDTDRLREKLLSVNGIGEETADSILLYALGKPVFVVDNYSRRILQRHRLVPEGASYSEMQKLFVQSLSVDVEVFGEYHALIVKTGKLHCRKTPSCEGCPLEHDPHDPGIDLF, encoded by the coding sequence ATACGGGATTTCTACTCAGCTCTTTACGCAAGATACGGCCCGCAGAACTGGTGGCCCGCCCGGACGAGACTTGAGTGCGCAACGGGAGCCATACTCACTCAGAACACCTCCTGGAAAAACGTGGAAAAAGCCATAGGGACGCTCAGGGAAAATTCCATGCTCTCTGCAAAAAAACTCAGATCGGTATCCCATGAGCAGCTCGCAGTCCTGATCCGCCCCTGCGGATATTACAACTTAAAGGCCAAGAGGCTTAAGAACTTCATCGACTTCCTGTTTGCCGGTTACGGAGGAGTGATGGAGAACATGCTGGCTGAGGACACCGACAGACTCAGGGAAAAGCTGCTCTCAGTGAACGGCATCGGCGAAGAGACGGCTGACTCAATACTGCTCTATGCGCTCGGCAAACCCGTGTTCGTGGTTGATAACTACTCCCGGAGAATTCTCCAACGCCACCGCCTGGTCCCCGAGGGAGCAAGCTACTCGGAAATGCAGAAACTTTTTGTACAAAGCCTTTCTGTCGATGTGGAAGTCTTCGGAGAGTACCACGCACTCATAGTGAAAACGGGAAAACTTCACTGCCGAAAAACACCTAGCTGCGAAGGCTGCCCGCTTGAGCACGACCCGCACGATCCCGGAATAGATTTGTTTTAG
- the thrS gene encoding threonine--tRNA ligase, with product MDIQVNIDGKQGTFSSGITVGELLEGLDADKRTVGAVVDGQVVDFWHRLEADCNLLPVRSNTEASLGLLRHTTAHVLAEAVQSLFPEARVTIGPVIENGFYYDFDFERGFTPEDLENIEAKMLEVIKKNRPLVRKSVTREDAVATFSGIKENYKVEIINDLPEGEEITIYDQTDWYDLCRGPHLPSTGLIKAFKLTSSAGAYWRGNENNPMLQRIYGTAFWDKKDLRKYLRDLEEAKKRDHRKLGRELDLFSVNDEVGPGLILWHPRGAKVRSVIEDFWKREHISRGYEVLYTPHMAKLDLWRTSGHVDFYSQNMFSCMEVENSDYQVKPMNCPFHILVYKSKTRSYRDLPIRWAEIGTVYRYERSGVLHGLLRVRGFSQDDAHIFCRPDQIREEVSEVLYLTLDFLRTFGFDNYEIFLSTRPEKFVGSEENWERSIEAIEQALSDVGLPYGVDSGGGAFYGPKIDIKIKDVIGRAWQCSTIQVDFNLPERFEMEFVGDDNARHTPIMIHRAIFGSIERFFGILIEHYGGAFPLWLSPEQVRVASVGQSQAEYCEEVCAELRRRGIRVGSDLRNEKLGYKVREAQVMKIPYLLVVGDKEVETGTVTPRKYGGDAMEALPVDDFIEIVAGENDPYRWMEVTV from the coding sequence TTGGATATACAAGTAAATATCGACGGGAAGCAGGGCACTTTTTCTTCGGGAATCACTGTTGGGGAATTGCTAGAGGGGCTTGACGCGGACAAGCGCACTGTAGGCGCCGTCGTAGATGGCCAGGTTGTTGATTTCTGGCACCGTCTTGAGGCTGACTGCAATCTTCTGCCTGTAAGAAGCAATACCGAAGCATCTTTGGGGCTTCTGAGGCACACCACGGCCCACGTTCTAGCCGAAGCCGTCCAGTCTCTTTTTCCCGAAGCCCGTGTCACCATAGGTCCCGTGATAGAAAACGGCTTTTACTACGATTTTGATTTCGAAAGAGGTTTCACTCCCGAGGATCTTGAGAATATCGAAGCGAAAATGCTTGAGGTAATAAAGAAAAACCGCCCTCTTGTAAGAAAATCGGTCACCAGAGAGGATGCCGTCGCCACTTTCTCCGGGATAAAGGAGAACTATAAGGTGGAGATAATAAACGATCTTCCCGAAGGGGAGGAGATAACAATATACGATCAGACTGACTGGTATGACCTCTGCAGGGGACCGCATCTTCCCTCAACGGGGCTCATAAAGGCCTTTAAGCTCACGAGTTCCGCGGGGGCTTACTGGAGGGGTAACGAGAACAACCCGATGCTCCAGAGAATTTACGGAACGGCCTTCTGGGACAAAAAGGATCTGCGCAAGTATCTGCGCGACCTTGAGGAGGCCAAAAAAAGGGATCACCGCAAGCTTGGAAGGGAGCTTGATCTCTTCAGCGTGAACGATGAGGTAGGTCCCGGTCTTATTCTCTGGCATCCAAGGGGGGCCAAGGTAAGGAGCGTTATAGAGGATTTCTGGAAGCGTGAGCATATCTCCAGGGGTTACGAGGTGCTCTACACCCCGCACATGGCCAAGCTCGATCTCTGGCGTACGAGCGGTCACGTGGACTTCTACTCGCAGAACATGTTCTCATGCATGGAAGTTGAAAACTCCGATTACCAGGTAAAGCCCATGAACTGCCCTTTCCACATACTGGTGTATAAATCAAAAACAAGAAGCTACAGGGACCTGCCGATCAGGTGGGCAGAGATAGGAACCGTGTACAGGTACGAGCGCTCGGGGGTTCTTCACGGTCTTCTGAGGGTGAGGGGGTTTTCCCAAGACGACGCCCACATATTCTGCCGACCCGACCAGATACGCGAGGAGGTCTCCGAGGTGCTTTACCTCACTCTGGATTTTCTGAGAACTTTTGGGTTTGATAATTACGAGATTTTCCTTTCGACGCGCCCGGAGAAGTTCGTCGGAAGCGAGGAGAACTGGGAGAGGTCGATAGAGGCCATCGAGCAGGCCCTCTCGGATGTTGGCCTTCCCTACGGAGTGGACAGCGGCGGGGGAGCGTTTTACGGTCCCAAAATAGATATTAAAATAAAGGACGTGATAGGCAGGGCTTGGCAGTGCTCAACTATTCAAGTAGATTTCAACCTGCCCGAGCGATTTGAAATGGAGTTTGTGGGTGATGATAACGCTAGACATACCCCGATAATGATACACAGGGCTATATTCGGCTCGATTGAACGGTTCTTCGGAATCCTGATAGAACATTACGGGGGAGCGTTTCCGCTTTGGCTCAGCCCCGAGCAGGTGAGGGTGGCGTCCGTGGGACAGAGCCAGGCCGAGTACTGCGAGGAAGTCTGCGCCGAGCTTCGGCGCCGGGGAATCAGGGTCGGCAGTGATTTGCGAAACGAGAAGCTAGGGTATAAGGTTAGGGAAGCGCAGGTAATGAAGATTCCCTATCTGCTGGTTGTAGGAGACAAGGAGGTCGAAACGGGAACGGTTACTCCCAGAAAATACGGCGGGGACGCCATGGAGGCGTTGCCTGTAGATGATTTTATCGAAATCGTCGCCGGGGAGAACGATCCCTATAGGTGGATGGAGGTAACGGTATAG
- a CDS encoding DUF5020 domain-containing protein — MSWLNGVGIPNLEQTIVNAALAGRVPGGRKPESERKMSYPKVIVYTVCLYLLVLLSSAPAVAQTWNAFNAQLLYGTDFKLGPEKAETLTLEWINGWAYGNNFAFVDIRPLRGNSSFYGEWSPRLSFSKISGKAFSAGPVEDVLLSGNLEKGEGFANYLIGASVDLDVPGFNFVQTNGYLRENPDLPGTTWQVTVVWNATFETGPAHWMFNGYFDWAGSEGEAGTSAYEKQNFLMQPQLLLDVGRLVNRQGQVYVGIEWWYWHNKFGISGIEESVVQAMIRVDL, encoded by the coding sequence ATGTCATGGTTGAATGGAGTCGGAATACCAAATTTAGAACAGACCATCGTCAATGCCGCTTTGGCAGGCCGTGTGCCGGGCGGGCGGAAGCCGGAATCTGAACGCAAGATGAGTTATCCTAAAGTAATTGTCTACACCGTATGCCTCTATTTGCTTGTCTTGTTATCGTCAGCGCCGGCAGTAGCGCAGACTTGGAATGCGTTCAATGCCCAGTTGCTCTATGGTACAGACTTCAAACTGGGGCCCGAGAAAGCGGAAACCCTCACTCTGGAATGGATTAACGGATGGGCCTATGGCAATAACTTTGCCTTTGTGGATATCCGACCATTGAGAGGTAACAGTTCATTCTACGGGGAGTGGTCACCCCGCCTGAGCTTCTCCAAAATAAGCGGTAAAGCTTTTTCCGCAGGACCGGTGGAAGATGTGCTTCTGTCCGGCAATTTGGAAAAGGGAGAAGGCTTTGCCAATTATCTCATTGGCGCCTCGGTGGATCTTGATGTGCCCGGGTTTAATTTCGTCCAGACAAACGGCTACTTAAGGGAGAATCCAGACCTTCCCGGAACAACTTGGCAGGTGACAGTGGTTTGGAATGCGACCTTCGAAACGGGGCCGGCGCACTGGATGTTTAATGGCTATTTCGACTGGGCCGGCTCAGAGGGTGAAGCTGGAACATCCGCCTATGAAAAACAAAACTTTCTTATGCAGCCTCAGCTCCTGCTGGATGTGGGTCGTCTGGTGAACCGGCAGGGGCAGGTATATGTCGGTATTGAGTGGTGGTATTGGCACAACAAGTTTGGGATCTCGGGGATCGAGGAATCAGTTGTTCAGGCAATGATAAGGGTGGATTTATAG
- the gcvP gene encoding aminomethyl-transferring glycine dehydrogenase — translation MRNENGIYEQEDFFSARHIGPTPEEARQMLSCTGAESLEELVRETIPADLLSEIEMAVPAAMTESSYLDHIRAIARENTIFRSYIGLGYYDCVVPAVISRNILENPSWYTQYTPYQAEISQGRLEALLNFQTVISELTGMELSNASLLDEATAAAEAMAMFHRLSGAKREKADADRFFVSRRCFPQTIDLLKTRAEPLGIRIVEGEEEKVLLDGSFFGALLQYPDAFGEVRDYSEFIKSAHGHGIMVAVAADLMSLVLLAPPGRFGADAVVGTSQRFGVPVGYGGPHAGYFATRDEFRRQVPGRIIGVSLDRDKNPAYRMALQTREQHIRRERATSNICTAQSLLAIMSSMYAVYHGPAGLRRISRRINTLAKMLDLGFREMGLAQLNGAFFDTLLVDLSPCGEESLETLRAEALKRKINFRYLPDGKVCISLDETVTEEDVTDILSLFSDSLELGKEGSVTLDRARAIESVPENLLRDGDFLAQPVFNRYHSETLMLRYIKNLEGRDLSLAHSMIPLGSCTMKLNGTTEMVPISWEEFSRIHPFVPRDQAAGYARVIDELEKYLCEITGLHACSLQPNSGAQGEYAGLMVIRKYFEERGETERRVVLIPSSAHGTNPASARMAGMDVVVVKCRKNGDVDIDDLQKCCRKNEGKVACLMITYPSTHGVFESGISEICDIIHSSGAQVYMDGANLNAQVGLCFPSVFGVDVCHINLHKTFSIPHGGGGPGMGPICVAPHLAPHLPGHAVVEGVGGEKPCGAISAAPWGSASILLISYGYIRLLGRDGMSEASRYAILNANYLKTRLGQHYDTLYEGENGRVAHEFILDLRELGKSAGITVEDVAKRLMDYGFHAPTMSWPVTGTLMVEPTESESMEEMDRFCDAMIKIRGEIQDIIDGGADPSDNVLTNSPHTVLDLVSSDWEHPYSRQQAFFPLPYLRTNKFWPPVSRIDNAYGDRNLVCTCLPPEAYEVEE, via the coding sequence TTGCGAAACGAAAACGGCATTTATGAACAAGAGGATTTTTTCTCGGCGAGGCATATAGGTCCCACGCCCGAGGAAGCACGCCAGATGCTTTCGTGCACTGGGGCGGAGAGTCTTGAGGAACTGGTCCGGGAAACCATACCGGCTGACCTGCTTTCAGAGATTGAGATGGCCGTTCCCGCTGCCATGACCGAGAGCTCCTATCTTGACCATATAAGGGCTATTGCACGCGAGAACACTATATTCAGGTCGTACATAGGACTGGGTTACTACGACTGCGTGGTCCCGGCAGTCATATCAAGGAACATTCTCGAGAATCCAAGCTGGTACACCCAGTACACTCCTTACCAGGCCGAAATATCGCAGGGACGACTTGAAGCCCTCCTTAACTTCCAGACGGTGATTTCGGAACTTACGGGTATGGAACTTTCAAACGCCTCGCTGCTCGATGAAGCAACGGCGGCTGCCGAGGCCATGGCCATGTTTCACAGGCTAAGCGGAGCGAAACGGGAGAAGGCGGACGCCGACAGGTTTTTCGTTTCCCGAAGATGTTTTCCCCAGACCATCGATCTCCTGAAGACCCGGGCCGAGCCCCTGGGAATAAGGATTGTGGAGGGAGAGGAAGAGAAGGTTTTGCTTGACGGGAGTTTTTTTGGTGCGCTGCTGCAGTATCCGGACGCATTCGGGGAAGTTAGGGATTACTCGGAATTCATCAAAAGCGCTCACGGCCACGGCATCATGGTCGCGGTCGCGGCCGATCTGATGAGTCTCGTGCTGCTTGCCCCTCCCGGACGCTTCGGAGCCGACGCCGTCGTGGGAACTTCGCAGAGGTTCGGGGTCCCGGTCGGCTACGGCGGTCCTCACGCCGGGTATTTCGCCACGAGAGACGAGTTCAGAAGGCAGGTCCCAGGGAGAATAATCGGGGTGTCTTTAGACAGGGACAAGAATCCCGCCTACAGAATGGCCCTTCAGACCAGAGAACAGCACATAAGGAGAGAGAGGGCCACTTCCAATATATGCACCGCGCAGTCCCTGCTCGCTATAATGTCCTCGATGTATGCGGTTTACCACGGTCCGGCCGGGCTGCGGCGTATTTCCAGGAGGATAAACACGCTTGCGAAGATGCTCGACCTGGGCTTTAGGGAGATGGGTCTTGCCCAGCTAAACGGGGCGTTTTTTGACACCCTTCTCGTAGATCTTTCCCCCTGCGGGGAAGAATCTCTTGAAACGCTTCGCGCGGAGGCTCTCAAAAGAAAAATCAACTTCAGATATCTTCCGGACGGCAAGGTCTGCATATCGCTTGACGAAACGGTAACCGAGGAAGATGTAACTGATATACTTTCGCTTTTTTCGGATTCCCTCGAACTTGGCAAAGAGGGCTCCGTCACCCTGGACCGCGCGCGCGCCATTGAGTCAGTGCCCGAGAACCTTCTTAGGGATGGTGATTTTCTTGCCCAGCCCGTGTTTAACCGCTACCACTCGGAAACTCTGATGCTCAGGTATATAAAAAACCTTGAGGGCCGGGATCTTTCCCTGGCTCATTCCATGATTCCTCTCGGTTCCTGCACCATGAAGCTAAACGGCACGACCGAGATGGTGCCCATAAGCTGGGAGGAATTTTCGAGAATCCATCCTTTTGTGCCCCGGGATCAGGCGGCGGGATACGCACGGGTGATCGATGAACTTGAAAAGTATCTCTGCGAAATAACCGGGCTTCATGCCTGCTCGCTTCAGCCCAACTCGGGAGCCCAGGGAGAGTACGCGGGCCTTATGGTCATACGTAAGTACTTTGAGGAGAGAGGAGAAACCGAAAGGCGCGTGGTGCTGATTCCCTCTTCCGCGCACGGAACCAATCCCGCAAGCGCCCGCATGGCGGGTATGGACGTCGTGGTGGTAAAATGCCGGAAAAACGGGGATGTGGACATAGACGACCTTCAAAAGTGCTGCCGGAAAAACGAGGGGAAAGTTGCTTGCCTGATGATTACATATCCTTCGACTCACGGGGTGTTCGAGTCCGGAATAAGTGAGATATGCGACATAATTCACTCAAGTGGCGCGCAGGTGTACATGGACGGGGCGAATCTTAACGCGCAGGTAGGCCTCTGTTTCCCCTCCGTATTTGGCGTCGACGTATGCCACATAAACCTGCACAAGACTTTCAGCATCCCCCATGGAGGAGGGGGTCCGGGAATGGGTCCCATATGCGTTGCACCCCACCTTGCCCCGCATCTCCCCGGACACGCTGTTGTGGAGGGGGTAGGGGGCGAAAAGCCATGCGGAGCGATATCCGCGGCTCCCTGGGGAAGCGCGAGCATATTGCTTATATCCTACGGATACATAAGGCTTCTCGGAAGGGACGGAATGAGCGAGGCATCGCGGTACGCGATACTGAACGCCAATTACCTTAAGACCCGACTTGGGCAGCACTACGATACTCTCTACGAGGGAGAAAACGGAAGGGTTGCCCATGAATTCATACTTGACCTGCGCGAGCTTGGGAAAAGCGCGGGAATAACCGTGGAAGACGTGGCCAAAAGGCTCATGGATTACGGGTTCCATGCGCCGACTATGTCGTGGCCGGTTACGGGAACCTTGATGGTAGAGCCTACGGAGAGCGAATCCATGGAGGAAATGGACAGATTCTGCGACGCAATGATAAAAATACGCGGGGAAATCCAGGATATCATCGACGGCGGGGCGGATCCTTCTGATAACGTACTCACAAATTCTCCCCACACGGTGCTCGATCTTGTGTCTTCCGACTGGGAACATCCCTATTCCCGCCAGCAGGCGTTCTTCCCGCTTCCGTATCTGAGGACCAACAAGTTCTGGCCGCCGGTATCAAGAATAGACAACGCCTATGGGGACAGGAATCTGGTGTGCACATGCCTTCCCCCAGAGGCTTACGAGGTGGAGGAGTAA
- the rpmI gene encoding 50S ribosomal protein L35, with protein MPKMKTNRSAAKRFSVTGSGKIRRNKGGKSHINVKKSSKRMRRLLEPDFLEGSAAKKIKTYLPYL; from the coding sequence ATGCCTAAGATGAAAACGAACCGCAGTGCGGCCAAGAGATTTTCCGTTACGGGAAGCGGGAAGATAAGAAGAAACAAGGGTGGCAAAAGCCATATAAACGTAAAGAAAAGCTCAAAGAGGATGCGGAGACTGCTGGAGCCGGACTTCCTTGAAGGTTCCGCCGCCAAGAAGATCAAGACCTACCTTCCTTACCTGTGA